The stretch of DNA GATTGTTAAGAGTTTCTTTTCATGGAATGTGTGTTGGTTAATTATGTCCATAGATCACTGCTTTCCAACCATACAAATCAATTACAAGGATTGGATTCATGTTATGAACTCACTATTTCTTCCTTGTTTCTGCTAAAAATGAAATGGGTGTACAATCGATTAGAAGGATTGGATTCATGTTATGAACTCACTATTTCTTCCATCTTTCTGCTAGAAATGAAATGGGTACAGGTTTTTACTTTTCCTAAGTAGATTATGATCGATCAATTTTATGTTAAACCAGGATAGAATATGGTGTTCATAGATCTAATAATATTATCATTAGGCTATGGAGCATGGTTTGATACATACCGACATGACACATGATACATTCATACGTATTGCTTGTACTGAACGATATACAACAATAGGATGAACCTTACTACAGACAAGGACTGTCAGAAGCCCGAGTTTTATTTAGCAGCATGAAATTGCTTGTATTTTCTTACTAGTTTAATCCCACGAAAATTAAAAGGAACGacaacaataaaaataataagaaatagcTCAGCCCTTTTAGCATATTCAAATTCCAGATGCTTTtatgaagatgaaaaaaaaagagagatgctATTCCATAGTGCCATGCTAAATTTATCGAAGCATGATTAAGGTGATAAATATGGTGTACGTGCAGGTCAGACTAAGCACAAACACCCATGAGATTTCCCAGGGAAATAATCTTCACAAGATGGAGCAAAGTTTAGACGCACAAGCATGAGTCATCCATAAGCTTGCAACAAGTACAATCAGAATGGCACAACAGTTAGTTCCTGAGCAATTCAACATTACAACTCTAGGGCAAGGACATTTAGAGGATTTAATGTTGCAATTTTCAATCATAAATGCGTATGAAAcgtgaaaaaaaaaactatttattcGCATTTAACCTGTCATTTAGTCAGCGCTCACCTTTATAAGATTTGAGCACAACAAAACGATTAATCAGCGAGACAACATTTAGAAGGGGGAAAACAAAATTGGAGAGACGATACTAACAATGATCGATCGTCGTCATTTTTTCACCACCAACCATTATACCATCAAAATTTTCTCCGAGAGGAAATGGAACTCAAGGGGAGCTTTTGGTTCTAAGGGGCCATGAGTCCTTCGATTGTGTATGAGAGAGACTGTGCCCAGTCAGTTTTGAATAATAATGTTTGTAGTGTCCGCATTACGTTATAATCTGGATCCAGTTTGCGCTGCCAACCCTACAAAATAAACAAATGGGAACTTCAGCTGTGCCAGAGAAACAAAAGACATTCTGAAACACATTTGTTACTGTTTCAATCAAGCTGGTTAAGAGTGCCACAGACTAATACATCatgccccccctttttttttcaaattccCATCCACACATGAGCAGGAGCAATCATCTGAAGACTAGAATTATTTCCACGAATAAAAATCTGATGCATAAAGCAGGCACCATTTGTATGGAAGAGCAGGAATTCGAAACATGAGCAACCTTTGTAATGGAAAAATTTTCCACCTGTATATGATTTTCATTATAGATCATGTGTTTGTATATGCCTGAATATTGTGTTTAGCAAATAGAAGTAGTTGTTAGATTGATAAGAAAATAACTATAATGATTTGAAGTTCAGATGCTTCACTTCACCAAGAAATTACTGAACACAGCCACTATCCagataatctaatttttttcacGTGATTCCCAGAATAAGCAAACACAATGCAGTTTTCATCAAGAAATAAACCGATACTTCTTAGCACAATTAATTGGAAATTGTTTAGAGCTGATATGTGCATGAGCTTCTTCTATGAAAAGCTCCTCGGAGACTCTTCTTGTCTCATGCCTCTGCGCAATTCTAAAATTGCCTTAAAAAATTGACTTTATAATGCTCAATGTGTCCCATAAAAAGCACATACAAAAGAGCTAATCTATAAGCCTATAAGTTCTATGATGCAATCATATTACTTAAACATACAAGACAAGGAAAGAGTTGTATCTTTTTGTTTAATGCTCCATATGATGGTTCAGATGATATCAAATTGGGATGGGGTATATACATCATTTGTACAAGCTAAGAAGTACAAGATACAAAGAAACAGAAGCTGATACATATGATGGTTCATATGATTGAAAGAGTTGTATCATTTTGTTTAATGCGCCATGTGATGGTTCACATGATATCAAATTGGGATGGGGTATATAAACCATTTGTACAAGCTAACAAGTACAAGATACAAAGAAACAGAAGCTGATACATACAGTGGGGTAAAGTTGATTAAGATATTTACCTCTAGAACCAAAGTTGTCACCATCACAGTGCAAACATTACCGTCAATATTGACTTTATGGCGGCGAACTTGCTCTAGCAATTGATGCATGCATTCAGCTGGATGGACAGAATCCCCTTCAGCTGAGCCCCAAAAACTGAATGACCTCACTACCTCCTGTAATATCATATACACATCACCAATGAACATGCATACACATGAATGCATATACAGGTGCATGGGTATCCAGTGTTCGAAGTAACTATTAGAGTGTGATAGGATCTCAAGCGCAGAGAACATATCAATTAAATTTCCAGCCTTAAAACACTTCAAGAAAAGAGGCTACAACAGACAGTACCTCAATGAAAGCCTTTGGATTTGGGCAGTTTTGATTTTTCGATAACCTTAAGGTGCACTCAGCAGCAGTCCGGCCATCTCGAAGAGCAACAGCCTTAAAGAAGTCAAGCAGATTTACACGGTCACTGCCGGAAAGCTCTGCAGTCATGCCTACATCAAGAAAGATGACATGAGGCCTTGATTTAAAAAGCCCTTTATTTGAGTGCTTGGTTTGAACTCGGACAAGAATATTTCCAGGATGCATATCTGCATGGATGAAATTGTCCACCTGAATAAAAATGACTGCTCAAGTTAACTATAGAAAGAAAGTCACCTTAAAATGTAACAAAATGCTTAACAACCACAAAGAGAGTTTAAATGGTTCCAAGATTCATAACATACTATCAAGGAAAAAAAAGGTGAATGCATGGTTCAATTGGGACCTTGATCCTCGTCCTTGGAAGAAAATAAACAAAGTGTCCTCTGATAAAAAAGAGTTACGCTGACTGTTGCCATCAAGAATAAAAGTTTTCTTTGAGaacactagtagtaataattttgaattaagaaaaaaagaaatattataaGTAGGAACACAAAAACATAAATTAGATGAAGTGTTAATAGCGAGTCCAATGCaatttccattgatattgattGTTTTTATTGGTCTGCACGTCAAACTTGAATGCGGAAGCAATATGCACAGACAAAAAATACTATAGGCTGAAAAGAAGGTTGAAAACCTGGGTGGAACAAAAACCAAAACTAGAAAGATCACAAGAACAAAATAATACCATCAAAGAGACAAATGGAGATCATACCAAGAGCATCTTCAAGAGTGCATGAGTCCCAATGTGAGCAAGAGCACTTTTGACTCGGTCATGCCCATCAAGCTCATCAACATAGTGAGAAACGCTTTGCCCATACTCGTAAGTCTCCACTAAAACTGCAGGATGGACAAGTGGGTAGAGAGGTTTTGGAAAAGATACATCCTTCCACCTGCGAAAATTATAAATGAAGCGGCTTAGATGGGCAGCTTCCCTTGCAAGATCTACTTGAGACATCATGAAAACAGCAAACTGCTGCACGCTTTCGTCAAGGCGCAACCACTTCAAGGTAGGCATGAACTTGGAGATCTTGGCCACTATATTAATTATCATGAAATCCCTCCTAATGGACTCACCAACACCAGGATGTCTAACCTTTACAGCAACAACCAGGCGCTTTGCCTGTTGACCAGGATATCGAAATCTCAAAGAAGCCCGATGTACTTGAGCTACACTTCCAGACGCCACAGGCTCCTCTTCAAAATTCTCAAAAACATCAGAAAGTTTGCGGCCAAATGCTTTCTCTATAGATTTCCTTGTGTAGGCAAAGCTATGAGCAGGTGCTTTAGTATGAAGCTTCGCCAATTCAGTGCAAAGGTCACTAGGGAAGAGGTCTGGACGTGTAGCAGCCCACTGACCCCATTTTATTAATGCTGGACCTGCCTTTTCCAGAGTAGAATGAACAAGATGAATCCACACTTTCCTGAACTTAGGACCACAATCATCTGCAAGTGGAGCCATTACTATTATAGGGGAGAACAGAATAGCCAAATAGAATGCTCTTAGGAATAATATAAAACACTCCAACAGCGAAAGAATAAATGAAGTGAGAAAAATATGGCTATCTTGTGCACGCGTATAAAAATCATCTCGTGTTCGAAAATATTCCCCATCTGCCCAAGCCATTTTAGACAATGCAATCTCTCCTGCAACAAATGCAAGAAAACTAGGAACTAAATGGGATCTAGTGACAGCCAAGCTTGTAGCACAAGCAATCTTACTGACAGGTGAAGAAGCAATTCCTCTATAAGAGTACATTACACAAAGCCTTTGCCAGGCAACTTGAGCATGATGTGTCATTGAACTTCTAGCTGAAAGAACAGAGAACTTCCGCAAGGGGTTATTCTTGTATAAGTTCTCCTCAGATTTGTAGAGCATAGATAAGTTATTTTGTCTGCAAAAAACTTTGTAACAAGATAACATTCTGTATGAAAAAGGGAATCCATTTGTTGAAGATAATCTAGGTTCTGTAGTGGAAAAGCTGGTTCTGTAATTTGCTAGAAAAGAATACCCAATTTTCCTGATTTTATGAAAAGACAAAAACCTGCAAGTGGGATGAAGGATGTTGTAAGTCACAAAGTAAACCttgaaataaaatattaactaAAACATTTAAATTCTTAGACTATAATTGACTAATAGCTATTCAATATTATTATCTACTGAGTataacaagaaccatgttaagttATGCAAATAAGATGAT from Musa acuminata AAA Group cultivar baxijiao chromosome BXJ2-11, Cavendish_Baxijiao_AAA, whole genome shotgun sequence encodes:
- the LOC135627891 gene encoding uncharacterized protein LOC135627891 yields the protein MMSRFLSFHKIRKIGYSFLANYRTSFSTTEPRLSSTNGFPFSYRMLSCYKVFCRQNNLSMLYKSEENLYKNNPLRKFSVLSARSSMTHHAQVAWQRLCVMYSYRGIASSPVSKIACATSLAVTRSHLVPSFLAFVAGEIALSKMAWADGEYFRTRDDFYTRAQDSHIFLTSFILSLLECFILFLRAFYLAILFSPIIVMAPLADDCGPKFRKVWIHLVHSTLEKAGPALIKWGQWAATRPDLFPSDLCTELAKLHTKAPAHSFAYTRKSIEKAFGRKLSDVFENFEEEPVASGSVAQVHRASLRFRYPGQQAKRLVVAVKVRHPGVGESIRRDFMIINIVAKISKFMPTLKWLRLDESVQQFAVFMMSQVDLAREAAHLSRFIYNFRRWKDVSFPKPLYPLVHPAVLVETYEYGQSVSHYVDELDGHDRVKSALAHIGTHALLKMLLVDNFIHADMHPGNILVRVQTKHSNKGLFKSRPHVIFLDVGMTAELSGSDRVNLLDFFKAVALRDGRTAAECTLRLSKNQNCPNPKAFIEEVVRSFSFWGSAEGDSVHPAECMHQLLEQVRRHKVNIDGNVCTVMVTTLVLEGWQRKLDPDYNVMRTLQTLLFKTDWAQSLSYTIEGLMAP